The Desulfatiglans anilini DSM 4660 DNA window GGATGCGCGCTGATCATGAGCAGGTGTTGGATCGCGCCAAGCGCTGCCCCACGGCCACCAGTTTTTGCTTTACGAGCTATGTCTCTATAGCGATCAAGTTGGTCACCGCTCAACCCCACTTCTTCGATAATTATCTCCTTAGGTGGCAAGTCTTTCAGAATCTCTGATTTTAACCTGCGAAGGTAATAACCCTTGATTTCACCCAAAAGTTTCTCGATTATTCTATCTTTTTCTTTTGCCTGCCCTTCAACAATCGGCTTTTCATAATTTTCACGGAAACTGCTCCAACTTCCGAGCAACCCCGGCTGCACAAAATCCATTATGCACCAGAATTCAATTAGCCCGTTCTCGACTGGCGTGCCCGTCAGTGCCGCTCTGTGCTTTGACTTCAAGGCTTTAATCGCGCTTGTTCTCTGCGTTGTCGGGTTCTTGACATACTGCGCTTCATCACAGATGATCATATTCCAGCCAATCGTACCGAGGTGTACCTGGTCTCGGCGTACAGTATCATAAGATGTTAATACAACATCGAATTTAGTCAAAACACGCGCATCCGTGAGTCTTCCCGATCCCATATAGCTGCAAACGCTCAGGCTCTCGCCAGCGCAATGCTCGATCTCCCTCTGCCAATTATCTATCAGGGTCTTTGGCAAAATAATTAAGTGGGGGCCTTCCACACCCATTTCCTTGAGCCTCACCAAGTGAGCTATGGCCTGGATCGTCTTCCCAAGCCCCATGTCGTCTGCGAGCAAACCACCAATGGAATAATCCGAGAGTCTTGCCAACCAGCGGTATCCTGTCACCTGGTGTGGAAATAGCCTGGCATTCAGACCGAACGGAGGATCAACGCTGGGGAGGTCTTCCGGGAGCAACCTGGCCTCACCGGTCAACTGAGAGCCCCGGTCTACAAATTCCAGCAGTTCCAGGTTCTCATAAATATCTAGAATGCTCCCGGCAGGGATTCTGTAGGTTCCCTCTGGCGTCCTGGAAAAGCTTCCTAAAGTCCTTTCAAACCGTTCGGCTTGTTCGGCATCAATCCTTATCCACGCCCCTTCATGAAAGATAAAATCCTTACCATCTGTTTTTGCCCTTTGAGCCAATTCCTTGTATGTCTGCTCCGAGAGGCCTTCCGGTTTGCTACCTGTGGAAGTTGAAGGTCCCAGAGCGCTCTTATCTTCGGGATCACCAGGAGACCAATCTTCAAAACCCACCATCGGGATTCCCTCGAGCCAACCTCCTGTGGTCCGTTGAACATGAATATAGGGGCGTGAGTTATAGACTTTGGTTTTGAAACCTTTGACACGCTCACTAAAAGAGGAGAGGTCAATCCCTTCGGGAACCACCTCTTCAGGATTGATCAAGAAGCGGGGCACCCCGCTATTTGTAATTTTTCCTTTTCTTGGCAAGACTGAAAGTTTTTCTCGCAAAGCGCCATCTATAACCAACCTTTTTCTTCCCTTCCCCGATACAACCTTTGTGAGCACCGCCGGCAGCGTTTCCGACAACAAATTCTCACCCTTTTCGTATCCATATTCATCCAGCCCTTCTATTTTTGGAATCAAGGTGAGCTCTTGGGGGGAATCCTCCCTCACATCCAGTGCGGCCTGATCGCGAAACTCATACTCCTCGTTACGGATGTAATCGTCCAGAACTGCACCCGCGGCCAGAGCCGCTTTCTTAGTACGAGCCAAATACGCCATCCGCTGGTCGATGCTACTGAGTTTGTCCCTGTCGACGCTTGCCGCATCGAAAACCTGCCTTTGTTCATTCGCGAGTGGAACAATTCTTTCCCTATCAAGGAAGAAGACACAACCGATGCGAGGATAATCGCATTCACGCAGGCGTCCAAATTCAGGATGATGGGCTTCGACCTCTATTCTAAAATCTGGATCACCAACATGTGATACAGATGAAACCCTGATTTCCAACTCTTTCGGCTCAGGTAACCCGAGGATCGAAAAAAGTTCAAAATCATCTTCCTCTTTGACCTCGTCGTAAACGGAATAGGGCACAATCCACGAATCTTCACCAATCCGCAGCATTTCAGCCGCCCAAAGTTGATCGAGTGCAGACCACAATGCACCCTGCGACATCAATGCCGAAAGTGTTTCAGGGCCATTATTGTTCAATGGAAAAACCGGGCGCCCTTTACCCTCAATTGAAAATTGGATCCCCTGCTCAGAATAGTTCTTTGAAAGCAGCGATTTTGATTTTTTTCCAAAAAGAATCATTATACGCCCAATAACTTACTAATTCTTGTATAAGTATCCGCTTGCCAACCTCTCTTATGAATAATTCTACCGTCCCAAAAAAGCAAATCCCTGTGTTTA harbors:
- a CDS encoding DEAD/DEAH box helicase; protein product: MILFGKKSKSLLSKNYSEQGIQFSIEGKGRPVFPLNNNGPETLSALMSQGALWSALDQLWAAEMLRIGEDSWIVPYSVYDEVKEEDDFELFSILGLPEPKELEIRVSSVSHVGDPDFRIEVEAHHPEFGRLRECDYPRIGCVFFLDRERIVPLANEQRQVFDAASVDRDKLSSIDQRMAYLARTKKAALAAGAVLDDYIRNEEYEFRDQAALDVREDSPQELTLIPKIEGLDEYGYEKGENLLSETLPAVLTKVVSGKGRKRLVIDGALREKLSVLPRKGKITNSGVPRFLINPEEVVPEGIDLSSFSERVKGFKTKVYNSRPYIHVQRTTGGWLEGIPMVGFEDWSPGDPEDKSALGPSTSTGSKPEGLSEQTYKELAQRAKTDGKDFIFHEGAWIRIDAEQAERFERTLGSFSRTPEGTYRIPAGSILDIYENLELLEFVDRGSQLTGEARLLPEDLPSVDPPFGLNARLFPHQVTGYRWLARLSDYSIGGLLADDMGLGKTIQAIAHLVRLKEMGVEGPHLIILPKTLIDNWQREIEHCAGESLSVCSYMGSGRLTDARVLTKFDVVLTSYDTVRRDQVHLGTIGWNMIICDEAQYVKNPTTQRTSAIKALKSKHRAALTGTPVENGLIEFWCIMDFVQPGLLGSWSSFRENYEKPIVEGQAKEKDRIIEKLLGEIKGYYLRRLKSEILKDLPPKEIIIEEVGLSGDQLDRYRDIARKAKTGGRGAALGAIQHLLMISAHPLGLGERWNGPKELMEIGCEKLSRTIQRLRGIKERKEKAIIFTDYKHLQRILQEAIKWEFNLWPDIINGDIKQHRQIIVDIFSEKKDFNVLILSHRVAGVGLNITAANHVIHYTRPWNPAKENQATDRVHRIGQEKNVYVYYPIVKNDRFVTVEDRLNDLLSSKENLAREVLRPSSEARVNPEELLDCIYI